The sequence below is a genomic window from Streptosporangium lutulentum.
CGTGTCGGGGTTCACCGACCGGGGCGGTGGCCGCCCTTCCCATAGGTCATGCCCGCCATGATGGCCCATCGTGCGTCCGGAACGCAATCATGGGCCGCCCCTCCGTTCGGGCCGATCGCAAGAACCGAGGACGGCCGCTCCTCCGTTCGGGCCGGTGTTCCGCGAAGACGGCGGGGGAGCCCCGCGGGCACCGGGCCCGGGGAGGCTCACCCCACCTCCGCGGACGCCACCGCCCGGACGTCCGCCAGGTCCGCGCCCGGGTTCGGTCAGGCGCTCCGGCGGGCGGCCAGCTTCCTGATGAGGGGAGCGAACAGCGCGAGGAACGCCACGCCCAGCAGCACCGCGGCCACCGGGCTCCTGACCAGGGTCGTCACGTCGCCCGCGCTGATGGCCAGGGCCCGGCGGAGCTGGACCTCGGCCATCGGCCCGAGGATCAGGCCGATCACGGCCGGGGCGATGGGCAGGCCGAAGCGGCGCATCGCGAAGCCGAGCATGCCCAGGACGTAGAGGATGACCATGTCCACCCAGGAGGAGTTCAACGCGTAGACGCCGAGCGCGGCGAACAACACGATCCCTGAGTAGAGATAGGGGCGGGGGATGCGCAGCACCCGCGCCCAGAGAGGGGCGAGCGGCAGGTTGAGCACCAGCAGCATGGTGTTGCCGATGAACAGCGAGGCGATCATGCCCCAGACCAGCGCCGGGTTGTGGTCGAACAGCTGGGGACCGGGCTGCAGGCCGTACTGCTGGAAGGCGGCGAGCAGGATCGCGGCCGTCGCGGAGGTGGGCAGGCCCAGGGTGAGCAGCGGGACGAGGGTGCCCGCGGCCGAGGCGTTGTTGGCGGCCTCGGGACCGGCGACCCCCTCGATGGCGCCCTTGCCGAACTCCTCGCGGGTGACCCCGCGTCCCAGGTGCTTCTCGATCGTGTAGGACAGGAAGGTCGGGATCTCCGCGCCGCCTCCGGGCAGCGCCCCGAAGGGGAAGCCGAGCGCGGTGCCGCGCAGCCACGGCCGCCAGGAGCGGGACCAGTCGGAGCGGCCGAGGAACGGCCGGCCGACCGGGATGACCTCCGGCTCGCCGTGCCGCAGCCGGGAGGCGACGTAGAGCACCTCGCCCAGCGCGAACAGGCCGACCGCGACGATGACCACGTCGATGCCGTCGAGCAGCTGCGGGACCCCCATGGTCAGCCGGGCCTGCCCGGTCTGCTGGTCGATGCCGATCAGCCCGATGACCAGGCCGATCCCCAGGGACGCCAGCCCGCGCACGACCGAACGCGACAGCACCGACGACACCGCCGTGAAGGCCAGGACGGCCAGCGCGAAGTAGTCCTCGGGGCCGAAGGAGATGGCGAAGTCGACCACCAGCGGCGCCGCGACGACCAGGAGTCCGGTGGCGATCGTGCCCGCGACGAAGGAGCCGATCGCGGCGGTCGCCAGCGCCTGGGCGGCCCGGCCCCGCTTGGCCATCTTGTTGCCCTCGAGCGCGGTGATCATCGAGGAGCTCTCGCCGGGGGTGTTGAGCAGGATCGAGGTGGTCGACCCGCCGTACATGCCTCCGTAGTAGATCCCGGCGAACATGATGAACGCGCTCTCCGGGGGGACGGTGAAGGTGATCGGCAGCAGCAGCGCCACGGTCATGGCCGGGCCGATGCCGGGCAGTACGCCCACCAGCGTGCCGAGGGTGACGCCGACCAGGGCGTAGAGCAGGTTGACCGGGGTCAGCGCGCTCGCGAACCCGTCCATCAGAAGCTGGAACGACTCCATCTAGATCACCCCGGACAGCAGCCCGGCGGGCAGCGTCACGCCCAGGCCCTTGACGAAGGTCAGGTAGGTGACGGTGGACAGCAGGACGGAGATGACGCCCGCGCGCAGCCGGTGCTCGGCGCCGAGCGTCAGCGACAGGCCGAAGAAGAGCAGCGCGCCCGCGATGATCCAGCCGAGCAGGTCCAGCAGCCCGGCGAAGGTCAGGAAGATCACGCTGACCAGCGCGACCGTCCGCCAGTCCGCCGGCGCCTCGGTGTCGGCGTCCTCGGTCTGCTCGGGATCGCCGTGGCCGCCTCTGACCACGTCGAGCACGTAGAACAGTCCGATCAGCAGCAGCGCCGCGCCGACGATGATCGGGAAGAAGCGGGGCCCCAGCCCGAACGTGGAGCCCGCGGCGGTGACGTCCGCGGTGCCCACGATCACGAACGCGCCCAGCGCGAGGACGACCAGGGCCAGGACGAGCTCGGGCCGTCGCCAGGAGTACGCCGGACCGGCGCCACGATCGGTGGCGCCGCCCGGCTCTTCGGGGAGGGACATCAGGAGACGAGACCCATTTCTGCGATGACGGCCTTGATCTTGGCCTGCTCGGCCGTGAGGAAGTCGGCGAACGGCTGGCCGGTCTGGAAGACGTCGGTCCAGCCGTTCTTGGTCACCTCGTCCTTCCACGTCTGCGAGGCGTGCATCTTGGTGACCAGGTCGGTCAGGTTCTGCTTGGCGGCGTCGTCCAGCTCGCCGGGCGCGACGAAGCCCCGCCAGTTGGCGAGCTCGACGTCCACGCCGGCCTCCTTCAGCGTGGGGGCGTCCACGTTGCCGAGCCGGGCCGGCGAGCTCACGCCGAGGGCGCGCAGCTTGCCGGACTTCACGTGCTCGGCGAACTCCCCGATGCCGGAGATCCCCACCGCCACCTTGTTGCCCAGCAGCGCGTTGAGCGCCTCACCGCCGCCGGAGTGGGCGATGTAGTTGACCGACTTGGGGTCGATGCCGCCCGCCTTGGCCATCAGGCCCGCCACGATGTGGTCGGTGCCCCCGGCGGAGCCGCCCGCGATGGCGATCTTCGCGGGATCGGCCTTCCACGCCGCCATCAGGTCGGCCAGCGTCTGGTACGGCGATTCCCCCGGAACCACGACGAGCTCGTACTCCTCGGTGAGCTTCGCGATGGGAGTGGTGTCGGCCAGGGTGACCTTCGACTTGTTCTGCTCCAGCGCCCCGACCATGACCAGGCCCATGGTCATCAGCAGGTCGCCGTTGCCCTTCTCCCCGGCGAGCTGGGCCAGGCCGATGCTGCCGCCCGCGCCGGGCACGTTGTAGACCTCGATCTTGCGGGACTGGTCGACCGACCTGAGAGCCTGCTCGGCGATGCGCGAGGTCTGGTCCCAGCCACCTCCCGGCGCGGCCGGAACCATGATCCTCAGCGCGGTGGTGCCGGATCCTCCACCCGAGCCGCAAGCGGTGAGGGCGAGGGACAGGGCGGCGAGGGCCGCCAGTCTCCGAAGACGCATCGTTAACTCCCAACAACATAAAGAACCTGTGAGGATGCTGAGGCTAAGGGATCATCGTGTCGATGCTTTGCGTGTTTGCCGTCGTATCGGTCGTATTGGTCACGGTGGTCGCGACCCCGCCGTTATCTCGGGCTGCTTTCATGAGGTCCCTGACCAGGGAGCCGACTCGTGCGACGCATACACAACGCCTCGCTTGGCACCCAGTTGTTCGTTCTGCAGATGGTGATCGTATTTCTCGCGGTCGGTGGTACGGCGGGCGTCTGGGTGGAGCACACCCGCGATCAGCTCGACCAGCAGTACCAGCAGCGGGCGTTGGCGATCGCCGAGTCCGTGGCCGGGCTGCCCCAGGTGCGTGAGGCCTTCGCCCAGGACCGGCCCGAGCTCAGCCTGCAACCGATCGCGGCGGGGGTTCAGGCCGCCACCGGCGCCGACTACGTGGTGATCGCCAACCGCGAGCAGATCCGCTACGCGCATCCCAACACGCTCCTGATCGGCAAGAGGCTGTCCACCGACGGCTCGGAGGTCCTGGTGAGCGGACGCCCCTGGACCGGCATCCAGACCGGCACCCTCGGCCGTTCGGTGCGCGGCAAGGCCCCCGTCTTCGACACCTCCGGCACCGTCATCGGCCTGACCTCGGTCGGCATCCTGGAGGGAACGGTCGCCGACCAGCTCGCCGAGGCGCTGCCGCCGTTGCTCTGGACCGTGCTCGCCGTACTCCTCGCCGGATCCGGCGCCACCGCGCTGATCGCCCGGCGGGTCCGCCGCCAGACCTTCGGCCTGGAACCGGGGGAGATCGCGGCCCTGCTCGAACAGCGCGAGGGCGTGCTGCACGGCGTCAAGGAGGGGGTGCTCGCCCTGGACCTCCAGAGCCGGGTGACGCTGATCAACGACGCGGCCCGTGACCTGCTCGGCCTCTCCCAGCACGATGTGGGCCGTGGCCTGAGGGAGATGCCCCTGTCCGACCGGATGCGCGACGTGCTGGACGGCGTCGACTCCGGCGACGACCGGGTGGTGCTCCACCGCGACCGGGTGCTGGTGCTCAACCGCACCCCGGTGGCGGTGCGCGAGCAGCAGAGCGGCTGGGTGGTCACCCTGCGCGACCGGACCGAGCTGGTACAGCTGGCGCGCGAGCTCGACCAGGCCAGCACCACGACCGGCGCGCTGCGCGCCCAGGCCCACGAGTTCGCCAACCGGATGCACACCGTGGTCGGCCTGCTGGAGCTCGGCGAGTACGAGACGGCGGTCAGCTACATCACCCAGACCACCGAGGCCTACAGCAGGCACGCGTCCGGCATCAGGGAGAAGGTGGCCGACCCCACCCTGGCCGCGCTGCTGCTGGCCAAGTCCGCCGAGGCGGCCGAGCGCGGCGCGTCCCTGGTCCTCTCCGAGGACTCCCGGGTGGAGGAGGGCATGCTCGGCGACCCGCATGACGCGGTCCTGGTCGTCGGCAACCTGGTCGCCAACGCCCTGGACGCGTTGCAGGAGACCGGCGGAACGGTGGAGGTCTCGGTCCGCACCGAGACGGACGGCCTGCACGTCAGGGTCGGCGACTCGGGCCCCGGGATCACCCCCGCCCTGGCGGGCGAGGTGTTCCGCGAGGGTTTCACGACCAAGGTGGCCCACGCGGGGCCGCGTGGGCTGGGCCTGGCCCTGACCCGCCAGGCGTGCTCACGCCGCGGGGGCTGGGTGCGTGTGCACAACGCGGGCGGCGCCGTCTTCACCGCCCTGCTGCCGACGGGAGCGGACCCGGCCGGCGAACCAGACGGATCCGGCGGACCCGGTGGGCCGGGAGGGTCCGGCAGGGAAGCCGGAGACGCCGGGGGCGGCGAGAGCGTGGGGGCGGCAGGGCAGGGCGGGGTCACGGACTCGGAGACGTCGGAATGATCCGCGTGCTGGTGGTGGACGACGATTTCATGGTGGCCAGGATCCACAGCGGCTACGTGGCGCGGATGCCCGGATTCACGGTGGTCGACGCCGTGCACACCGGAGGCGCGGCGATCGCGGGGGTGGCCGCGCACCGGCCGGACCTGGTGCTGCTCGACATATACCTGCCTGACATGTCCGGACTCGACGTGCTCATGGCGCTCAGAGGCGCCTCCCACCCCGTCGACGTCCTGATGATCACCGCCGCACGTGACGTGACCACGGTCCGGGCGGCCATGCGCGGCGGCGCGGTGAACTACCTGATCAAGCCGTTCACCGCCCGGGCGCTCGCCGAACGCCTCGAACAGTACGCCGACACCCGCATGAGGCTCGCCAGGATCGGCTCCGAGGCCTGCCAGGACGAGGTCGACCGACTGTTCGGCCTGGTCAAGGGCGGGCCGCCGCCGCTGCCGAAGGGGCTGTCCGCCCCCACGTGCGCCCTGGTCGCCGACGCGCTCAGGGAGAGCGACACCGATCTGTCGGCGACCGAGGCCGCCGTGCTCACCGGCCTCTCCCGGGTCAGCGCCCGCCGCTACCTGGAATACCTGTGCGCGGCGGGCCAGGCGGAGCTCCGGCCGAGGTACGGCACCGCGGGACGGCCCGAACACCGCTACCGTTGGACGGGTTGATCGAAAACCCCGGGCGTTCGGCATACCCTTGTGCCGTGCACCGGCCCCGGGCGGCTCCCGCGCCGATCCTGGGGTGACCACCGCGCCGGTGTGGCGGTCCCGGGGACGACTCCGCGGCCTGATGACCGAGATCACCCGGTTTCAGTTGTGAGAAGAAGTCAATTGTTATTGCTTTGCGGGTGTTGTCTGACGGTTGTGGTTTAGGGTTGCCGAAGCATAGAAGCTGCGAAGCAGGAGGAGCCGGAGGCCGTGCGGAACGCCGGAGCGTCGATCGACCCGCCGACGGATCCCTTCGAGGCGATACCCCTGCCCTCGCGTCCCGTCCCACCGGGTGCCCGCGGTCCCAAGCCCCCTCCGGGCGCGCAGCCCCAGGGAGGGTCGCGACTGCCTCCGGGGGTCTCGCCCGACATCTTCGGTTCCTCGGGTTTCGGCTCCCCGTCCGCGCCGGCGGGGAGGTCGACCGGGCTGCCGCCCGCGGCCCAGCCGCCGCAACCCTGGCAGATGCCCGCCGCTCCCGAGCCCGTTGTCCCGCAGCGCTCCCTCCGTGACGAACCCGGGCTCATGCCCGGCGGCGACGGGGGCTCGTCGAAGCTTG
It includes:
- a CDS encoding tripartite tricarboxylate transporter permease yields the protein MESFQLLMDGFASALTPVNLLYALVGVTLGTLVGVLPGIGPAMTVALLLPITFTVPPESAFIMFAGIYYGGMYGGSTTSILLNTPGESSSMITALEGNKMAKRGRAAQALATAAIGSFVAGTIATGLLVVAAPLVVDFAISFGPEDYFALAVLAFTAVSSVLSRSVVRGLASLGIGLVIGLIGIDQQTGQARLTMGVPQLLDGIDVVIVAVGLFALGEVLYVASRLRHGEPEVIPVGRPFLGRSDWSRSWRPWLRGTALGFPFGALPGGGAEIPTFLSYTIEKHLGRGVTREEFGKGAIEGVAGPEAANNASAAGTLVPLLTLGLPTSATAAILLAAFQQYGLQPGPQLFDHNPALVWGMIASLFIGNTMLLVLNLPLAPLWARVLRIPRPYLYSGIVLFAALGVYALNSSWVDMVILYVLGMLGFAMRRFGLPIAPAVIGLILGPMAEVQLRRALAISAGDVTTLVRSPVAAVLLGVAFLALFAPLIRKLAARRSA
- a CDS encoding tripartite tricarboxylate transporter TctB family protein, which codes for MSLPEEPGGATDRGAGPAYSWRRPELVLALVVLALGAFVIVGTADVTAAGSTFGLGPRFFPIIVGAALLLIGLFYVLDVVRGGHGDPEQTEDADTEAPADWRTVALVSVIFLTFAGLLDLLGWIIAGALLFFGLSLTLGAEHRLRAGVISVLLSTVTYLTFVKGLGVTLPAGLLSGVI
- a CDS encoding Bug family tripartite tricarboxylate transporter substrate binding protein, whose amino-acid sequence is MRLRRLAALAALSLALTACGSGGGSGTTALRIMVPAAPGGGWDQTSRIAEQALRSVDQSRKIEVYNVPGAGGSIGLAQLAGEKGNGDLLMTMGLVMVGALEQNKSKVTLADTTPIAKLTEEYELVVVPGESPYQTLADLMAAWKADPAKIAIAGGSAGGTDHIVAGLMAKAGGIDPKSVNYIAHSGGGEALNALLGNKVAVGISGIGEFAEHVKSGKLRALGVSSPARLGNVDAPTLKEAGVDVELANWRGFVAPGELDDAAKQNLTDLVTKMHASQTWKDEVTKNGWTDVFQTGQPFADFLTAEQAKIKAVIAEMGLVS
- a CDS encoding ATP-binding protein codes for the protein MRRIHNASLGTQLFVLQMVIVFLAVGGTAGVWVEHTRDQLDQQYQQRALAIAESVAGLPQVREAFAQDRPELSLQPIAAGVQAATGADYVVIANREQIRYAHPNTLLIGKRLSTDGSEVLVSGRPWTGIQTGTLGRSVRGKAPVFDTSGTVIGLTSVGILEGTVADQLAEALPPLLWTVLAVLLAGSGATALIARRVRRQTFGLEPGEIAALLEQREGVLHGVKEGVLALDLQSRVTLINDAARDLLGLSQHDVGRGLREMPLSDRMRDVLDGVDSGDDRVVLHRDRVLVLNRTPVAVREQQSGWVVTLRDRTELVQLARELDQASTTTGALRAQAHEFANRMHTVVGLLELGEYETAVSYITQTTEAYSRHASGIREKVADPTLAALLLAKSAEAAERGASLVLSEDSRVEEGMLGDPHDAVLVVGNLVANALDALQETGGTVEVSVRTETDGLHVRVGDSGPGITPALAGEVFREGFTTKVAHAGPRGLGLALTRQACSRRGGWVRVHNAGGAVFTALLPTGADPAGEPDGSGGPGGPGGSGREAGDAGGGESVGAAGQGGVTDSETSE
- a CDS encoding response regulator; this encodes MIRVLVVDDDFMVARIHSGYVARMPGFTVVDAVHTGGAAIAGVAAHRPDLVLLDIYLPDMSGLDVLMALRGASHPVDVLMITAARDVTTVRAAMRGGAVNYLIKPFTARALAERLEQYADTRMRLARIGSEACQDEVDRLFGLVKGGPPPLPKGLSAPTCALVADALRESDTDLSATEAAVLTGLSRVSARRYLEYLCAAGQAELRPRYGTAGRPEHRYRWTG